From one Gammaproteobacteria bacterium genomic stretch:
- a CDS encoding histidinol-phosphate transaminase, with amino-acid sequence MTSSSASAPADAAIRARIEQWVRPEIRALNAYHVPPAAGLIKLDAMENPYRWPPAVVEAWLETLREVALNRYPDPGADALKRELRAFFGVPRGMDLLLGNGSDELLQIVALAVAAPGRVALAPQPAFSMYRMISIFTGLDFVGVPLRATDFALERETVLAEIARRRPALVLLDYPNNPTGGLFDAETVRAVIEAAPGLVVVDEAYQAFSETTLMDWLHDHPNLLVLRTLSKMGLAGLRLGMLAGRPEWITELDKIRLPYNINVLTQASAAFALRHRTMLEEQAGRLRADREGLLAALRACRGLTVYPSRANFILFRAPAGRGGEIFAGLRERGVLIKNLDGAGDALRDCLRVTVGTPEENQAFLTALAAVL; translated from the coding sequence ATGACGTCCTCTTCCGCATCCGCGCCCGCCGACGCCGCCATCCGCGCCCGCATCGAGCAGTGGGTGCGTCCGGAGATCCGCGCGCTCAACGCCTATCATGTGCCGCCGGCCGCCGGCCTGATCAAGCTCGACGCGATGGAGAATCCCTACCGCTGGCCGCCGGCCGTGGTCGAGGCCTGGCTGGAGACGCTGCGGGAGGTCGCGCTCAACCGTTATCCCGATCCCGGCGCGGACGCGCTCAAGCGCGAGCTGCGCGCGTTCTTCGGGGTGCCGCGCGGGATGGATCTGCTGCTCGGCAACGGTTCGGACGAACTGCTGCAGATCGTCGCGCTCGCCGTGGCCGCCCCGGGACGCGTCGCGCTGGCGCCGCAGCCGGCGTTCAGCATGTACCGCATGATCTCGATCTTTACCGGCCTGGATTTTGTCGGCGTGCCGCTGCGTGCCACCGACTTTGCCCTCGAGCGCGAGACGGTGCTGGCGGAGATCGCGCGCCGCCGCCCCGCGCTGGTACTGCTCGATTATCCGAACAATCCGACCGGTGGACTGTTCGACGCGGAGACCGTGCGCGCCGTGATCGAGGCGGCGCCCGGCCTGGTGGTGGTCGACGAGGCCTATCAGGCCTTCTCCGAGACGACGCTGATGGACTGGCTGCATGACCATCCCAATCTGCTGGTGTTGCGCACCCTGTCCAAGATGGGGCTGGCCGGCCTGCGCCTCGGCATGCTCGCGGGCCGGCCTGAATGGATCACGGAACTGGACAAGATCCGCCTGCCCTACAATATCAATGTGCTGACGCAGGCGAGCGCGGCCTTCGCCCTGCGCCACCGCACCATGCTGGAGGAGCAGGCGGGACGCCTGCGCGCCGACCGCGAGGGACTGCTCGCGGCCCTGCGCGCCTGCCGCGGTCTGACCGTCTATCCGAGCCGGGCGAACTTCATCCTGTTTCGCGCCCCGGCCGGGCGCGGCGGCGAGATCTTCGCCGGGCTGCGTGAACGCGGGGTGCTGATCAAGAATCTGGACGGCGCCGGTGATGCGCTGCGGGATTGCCTGCGCGTCACGGTCGGCACCCCCGAGGAAAACCAGGCCTTTTTGACGGCTCTGGCCGCAGTGCTGTAA
- a CDS encoding ABC transporter ATP-binding protein produces MMTGGSENLVSVRNLVFRFGRRVIFDDVDINIRRGAVTAIMGPSGTGKTTLLRLIGGQLRPDSGSVSVDGAEVTTLRRKALFELRKRMGMMFQTGALFTSLSVYDNVAYPLREHTLLTESLIRDLVLLKLQAVGLRGARDLMPSELSGGMARRVALARAIALDPMMIMYDEPFTGQDPITVGVIMKLIRMLNDSLGMTSIIVSHDVQEVSAISDYIYMISNGKVIGQGAPAELGRSTSPWVRQFLDAQPDGPVPFHYPAVELAQDLLDA; encoded by the coding sequence ATGATGACCGGAGGCTCGGAAAATCTGGTCAGCGTCCGCAACCTGGTGTTCCGGTTCGGGCGGCGGGTTATCTTCGACGATGTCGACATCAATATCCGGCGCGGCGCGGTCACCGCCATCATGGGTCCGAGCGGCACCGGCAAAACGACCCTGCTGCGCCTGATCGGCGGGCAGTTGCGCCCCGATTCCGGCAGCGTCAGCGTGGATGGCGCCGAGGTAACCACCCTGCGCCGCAAGGCCTTGTTCGAGCTGCGCAAGCGCATGGGCATGATGTTTCAGACCGGGGCGCTGTTCACCTCGCTCAGCGTGTATGACAATGTCGCCTATCCGCTGCGCGAGCACACCCTCCTGACTGAATCCCTTATTCGCGACCTGGTATTGCTCAAGCTGCAGGCGGTCGGGCTGCGCGGCGCGCGCGACCTGATGCCCTCGGAGCTGTCCGGCGGCATGGCCCGGCGCGTGGCGCTGGCGCGCGCCATCGCGCTCGATCCGATGATGATCATGTACGACGAGCCCTTCACCGGGCAGGACCCCATCACGGTGGGCGTGATCATGAAGCTGATCCGCATGCTCAATGACAGCCTGGGGATGACCAGCATCATCGTGTCGCATGACGTGCAGGAAGTCTCCGCCATCTCGGACTACATTTATATGATCTCGAACGGCAAGGTGATCGGCCAGGGCGCGCCGGCGGAACTCGGTCGCTCCACTTCGCCCTGGGTGCGACAGTTTCTCGACGCCCAGCCGGACGGGCCGGTCCCGTTCCACTATCCGGCCGTGGAACTGGCGCAGGATCTGCTGGATGCGTGA
- a CDS encoding carbon-nitrogen hydrolase family protein: MHSRVAAIQMASGPSVTTNLMEAGRLLARAAAAGAELVVLPENFALMGMSERDKVQVREEDGRGPIQDFLAARAREYGIWIVGGTLPLVASAADKVYASCLVFDAQGKRVARYDKMHLFDVMLEQSGERYAESQTIAPGERVVVVDTPFGRLGLAVCYDLRFPELFRRMSDLQVEIIALPSAFTALTGKAHWESLVRVRAIENQCYMIAAAQGGYHFNGRETYGDSMIVDPWGAVLERLPRGAGVISADIDLAYLARIRRNFPSLQHRRREISAGLPGEPGR, translated from the coding sequence ATGCACAGTCGAGTCGCTGCGATACAAATGGCCTCGGGGCCGAGCGTCACCACCAACCTGATGGAGGCCGGGCGCCTGCTGGCGCGCGCCGCCGCCGCGGGCGCCGAGCTGGTGGTGCTGCCGGAGAATTTCGCGCTAATGGGCATGAGCGAGCGCGACAAGGTCCAGGTGCGGGAGGAGGACGGGCGCGGGCCGATCCAGGATTTCCTTGCTGCGCGCGCGCGCGAGTACGGGATCTGGATCGTGGGCGGCACGCTGCCGCTGGTCGCGTCCGCCGCCGACAAGGTATACGCGTCCTGTCTGGTGTTCGACGCACAGGGCAAGCGGGTGGCGCGCTATGACAAGATGCACCTGTTCGACGTCATGCTCGAACAGAGCGGGGAACGCTACGCCGAATCACAGACCATCGCGCCAGGCGAGCGGGTGGTGGTGGTGGATACGCCGTTCGGCCGCCTCGGCCTCGCGGTCTGCTACGACCTGCGTTTCCCCGAGCTGTTCCGCCGCATGTCCGATCTGCAGGTGGAGATCATCGCGCTGCCGTCCGCGTTCACCGCCCTGACCGGCAAGGCGCACTGGGAATCCCTCGTGCGCGTGCGCGCCATCGAGAATCAGTGCTACATGATCGCGGCGGCGCAGGGCGGTTATCATTTCAACGGCCGCGAGACCTATGGCGACAGCATGATCGTCGACCCGTGGGGCGCGGTGCTGGAGCGCCTGCCGCGCGGCGCCGGTGTGATCAGCGCCGACATCGATCTCGCCTATCTGGCGCGCATCCGCCGCAATTTCCCTTCCCTGCAGCATCGGCGCCGTGAAATTTCCGCTGGTCTGCCGGGCGAACCGGGTCGATAA
- a CDS encoding ABC transporter substrate-binding protein, with translation MPAVRAGRSCAALAGLLLVLAVGAAPARAGGDGALDLVRDTSAEVQKVLQQRHAELEQRPGLIYGVVEEYILPHFDFERMSQLVLGKNWRGATPEERQQFVEEFRLLLVRTYATAMLKYSDQKISFLPARGKAGEGDTVVQTEVEQAGGPPIPIDYSLYRKGDAWKVFDVKIDNVSLVVNYRGTFAGEIRSGGLAALIQKLHERNQQAANE, from the coding sequence ATGCCCGCGGTCCGGGCTGGCCGGTCCTGCGCCGCACTGGCCGGCCTGCTGCTGGTCCTTGCCGTGGGCGCGGCTCCGGCGCGGGCCGGCGGGGACGGGGCCCTCGACCTGGTACGCGACACGTCGGCCGAGGTGCAGAAGGTTCTGCAGCAGCGGCACGCGGAACTGGAGCAGCGGCCCGGCCTGATCTACGGCGTCGTGGAGGAATACATCCTCCCCCATTTCGATTTCGAGCGCATGTCGCAACTGGTGCTGGGCAAGAACTGGCGCGGCGCGACGCCGGAGGAGCGGCAGCAGTTCGTGGAGGAGTTCCGTCTGCTGCTGGTGCGCACCTATGCCACGGCGATGCTCAAGTACTCCGATCAGAAGATCAGTTTCCTCCCCGCGCGCGGCAAGGCGGGCGAGGGCGATACGGTCGTCCAGACCGAGGTCGAGCAGGCCGGCGGGCCGCCGATCCCGATCGATTACAGCCTGTACCGCAAGGGTGACGCCTGGAAGGTGTTCGACGTGAAGATCGATAACGTGAGCCTGGTGGTGAATTACCGCGGGACCTTCGCCGGCGAGATTCGCAGCGGCGGCCTGGCCGCGCTGATCCAGAAACTGCACGAGCGCAACCAGCAGGCGGCCAATGAGTGA
- the mlaE gene encoding lipid asymmetry maintenance ABC transporter permease subunit MlaE — protein sequence MINLLQRLGRGGLGFFERLGRAHLFVLRVFAGIPALVTHPGLVIAQLHSVGVLSLVIIVVSGLNVGMVLGLQTYNTLVDFGAEASLGPVVALSLLRELGPVVAALLFAGRAGSALTAEIGLMKATEQLSGMEMMAVDPIRRIVAPRFLAGMISMPLLATIFSAVGIMGGYFVGVGLLGVDDGAFWSQMQAKVDWREDVLNGIIKSIVFGVVVTWIAVFEGYDAVPTTEGVSRATTRTVVYASLAVLGLDFVLTALMFGDI from the coding sequence ATGATCAACCTGCTGCAGCGCCTCGGGCGCGGCGGACTCGGTTTCTTCGAGCGCCTGGGCCGCGCGCACCTGTTCGTGCTGCGCGTCTTTGCCGGCATTCCTGCCCTGGTCACCCATCCCGGCCTGGTGATCGCCCAGCTCCATTCGGTGGGTGTGCTGTCGCTGGTCATCATCGTGGTGTCCGGCCTCAATGTCGGCATGGTGCTGGGTCTGCAGACCTACAATACGCTGGTGGATTTCGGGGCCGAGGCCTCGCTCGGCCCGGTGGTCGCCCTGTCGCTGCTGCGCGAACTCGGGCCGGTGGTGGCGGCCCTGCTGTTCGCCGGGCGGGCCGGCTCGGCGCTGACCGCGGAGATCGGGCTGATGAAGGCAACCGAACAGCTGTCCGGCATGGAGATGATGGCGGTGGATCCGATCCGGCGGATCGTGGCCCCGCGTTTCCTCGCCGGCATGATTTCCATGCCCCTGCTGGCGACGATCTTCAGCGCCGTCGGCATCATGGGCGGATATTTCGTCGGCGTGGGCCTGCTCGGCGTCGACGACGGGGCCTTCTGGTCCCAGATGCAGGCCAAGGTCGACTGGCGCGAGGACGTGCTCAACGGCATCATCAAGAGCATCGTCTTCGGTGTCGTGGTGACGTGGATCGCGGTCTTCGAGGGCTACGACGCCGTGCCGACCACGGAGGGCGTCAGCCGCGCCACCACGCGCACGGTGGTGTATGCCTCGCTGGCCGTGCTGGGCCTGGATTTCGTATTGACCGCGCTGATGTTCGGGGACATTTGA
- a CDS encoding ATP phosphoribosyltransferase, whose translation MITIAVSKGRILLETLPLLARAGIVPVDDPHTSRKLIFETRREDVRLVVIRAADVPTFVEYGAADMGIAGKDVLMEYGGGGLYEPLDLRIACCRLMLAGPEQPVPRPRRARVATKYVETARRYFAARGEQVEIVKLYGSMELAPLVDLADLIVDLVDSGSTLRANGLRPYENIADISSRLIVNKAAMKMKHEQVKGLIAQLEAAVDHNKGA comes from the coding sequence ATGATCACCATCGCGGTATCGAAGGGACGCATCCTGCTCGAGACTTTGCCGTTGCTGGCCCGCGCCGGCATCGTCCCCGTCGATGACCCGCATACCAGCCGCAAGCTGATTTTCGAGACCCGTCGTGAAGATGTCCGCCTCGTGGTGATTCGCGCCGCCGACGTGCCGACCTTCGTCGAGTACGGGGCCGCCGACATGGGCATCGCCGGCAAGGATGTGCTGATGGAATACGGCGGTGGCGGGCTGTACGAACCGCTCGATCTCCGCATTGCGTGCTGCCGCCTGATGCTCGCGGGTCCGGAACAGCCCGTGCCGCGCCCCCGGCGCGCGCGCGTCGCGACAAAGTACGTCGAGACGGCCCGGCGCTACTTCGCCGCGCGCGGCGAACAGGTCGAGATCGTCAAGCTGTACGGATCGATGGAGCTGGCGCCGCTGGTCGACCTGGCGGACCTGATCGTCGATCTGGTGGACAGCGGCAGCACGCTGCGCGCCAACGGCCTGCGGCCCTACGAAAACATCGCCGACATCAGTTCCCGCCTGATCGTCAACAAGGCGGCGATGAAGATGAAGCATGAACAGGTCAAGGGTCTGATCGCGCAGCTCGAGGCGGCGGTGGACCACAACAAGGGTGCCTGA
- the hisD gene encoding histidinol dehydrogenase, with translation MLGIKRLDTADSGFYSRLDELLAWESVSDAGVNETVRAILADVRRRGDAALLEYTRRFDRVEAATARGLEIPAARLRQALDGLPADHRADLELAAVRVRSYHEHQKADSWTYTEPDGTLLGQQVTPLDRVGLYVPGGKASYPSTVIMNAIPAKVAGVPELIMVVPTPDGAVNELVLAAACIAGVDRVFACGGAQAVAALAYGTETLPRVDKIVGPGNIYVATAKGMVYGTVGIDMIAGPSEILVICDGATNPDWIAMDLFSQAEHDEDAQSILLCPDPAYLDRVAQSIERLLPRMERADIIRTSMSKRAALIRVRDLDDAAAVANHIAPEHLELSVADPLALARKIRHAGAIFLGRHTAEAIGDYIAGPNHVLPTSRTARFSSPLGVYDFQKRSSLIQCTPAGAAVLGRTAAALARSEGLTAHARSAQYRVDGEGGA, from the coding sequence ATGCTCGGCATCAAGAGACTGGACACGGCGGATTCCGGATTCTACTCCCGGCTTGATGAGCTGCTCGCCTGGGAAAGCGTCTCCGATGCGGGGGTCAACGAGACGGTGCGCGCCATCCTGGCCGACGTGCGCCGGCGCGGCGATGCCGCCCTGCTGGAATACACCCGGCGTTTCGACCGGGTCGAGGCGGCCACGGCGCGGGGGCTCGAGATCCCGGCCGCGCGCCTGCGCCAGGCGCTGGACGGCCTCCCCGCCGATCACCGCGCGGACCTGGAGCTGGCCGCCGTGCGCGTGCGCAGCTATCACGAGCATCAGAAGGCCGATTCCTGGACGTACACCGAGCCGGACGGCACCCTGCTGGGTCAGCAGGTCACGCCGCTCGACCGCGTCGGGCTCTATGTCCCGGGCGGCAAGGCCTCGTATCCGTCCACCGTGATCATGAATGCGATCCCCGCCAAGGTCGCCGGCGTGCCCGAGCTGATCATGGTGGTGCCGACGCCGGACGGCGCGGTGAACGAACTGGTGCTGGCCGCCGCCTGCATCGCCGGCGTGGACCGCGTGTTCGCCTGCGGCGGGGCGCAGGCGGTCGCCGCGCTCGCCTACGGGACCGAGACCCTCCCGCGCGTGGACAAGATCGTCGGCCCCGGCAACATCTATGTCGCCACCGCCAAGGGCATGGTGTACGGCACGGTCGGCATCGACATGATCGCCGGGCCGTCCGAGATCCTGGTGATCTGCGACGGCGCGACGAATCCGGACTGGATCGCGATGGACCTGTTCTCACAGGCCGAACACGACGAGGACGCGCAGTCGATCCTGTTGTGCCCGGATCCGGCCTATCTCGACCGCGTGGCGCAGAGCATCGAGCGCCTGCTGCCGCGGATGGAGCGCGCCGACATCATTCGCACCTCGATGTCGAAGCGCGCGGCGCTGATCCGCGTGCGCGATCTCGACGATGCCGCCGCGGTGGCCAATCATATCGCGCCCGAGCACCTCGAGCTGTCGGTGGCGGACCCGCTCGCGCTCGCACGCAAGATCCGCCACGCCGGCGCGATCTTCCTCGGGCGGCATACGGCCGAGGCGATCGGCGACTACATCGCCGGCCCCAACCACGTGCTGCCGACCTCGCGCACCGCGCGCTTCTCGTCGCCGCTCGGGGTCTATGATTTCCAGAAGCGCTCCAGCCTGATCCAGTGCACGCCGGCGGGCGCCGCCGTCCTGGGCCGCACCGCCGCGGCGCTGGCCCGCAGCGAGGGCCTGACCGCGCATGCGCGGTCGGCGCAGTACCGCGTTGACGGCGAGGGCGGGGCATAG
- the hisB gene encoding imidazoleglycerol-phosphate dehydratase HisB — MGERKATVKRDTRETRISATVDLDGTGRAVFHTPVPFLDHMLDQVARHGMIDIELHAEGDIHIDAHHTVEDIGIVLGQALARALGEKHGIRRYGHAYVPLDEALSRVVIDLSGRPGLDYHVVFPRARIGEMDVDLLQEFFRGFVNHALVTLHIDCLRGVNAHHIAETIFKAFGRALRAAVEPDPRGAGIMPSTKGSL, encoded by the coding sequence ATGGGAGAACGTAAGGCCACGGTTAAACGCGACACCCGGGAGACCCGTATCTCCGCGACGGTCGATCTCGACGGCACGGGACGGGCCGTGTTCCATACCCCGGTGCCGTTTCTCGATCATATGCTGGACCAGGTCGCGCGCCACGGCATGATCGACATCGAGTTGCATGCCGAAGGGGACATCCACATCGATGCCCATCACACCGTGGAGGACATCGGCATCGTGCTCGGCCAGGCGTTGGCGCGGGCGCTCGGCGAGAAGCACGGCATTCGCCGTTACGGCCACGCCTACGTGCCGCTGGACGAGGCCCTGTCGCGCGTGGTGATCGATCTGTCGGGCCGTCCCGGCCTGGATTACCATGTGGTCTTTCCGCGCGCGCGCATCGGGGAGATGGACGTCGACCTGCTGCAGGAGTTTTTCCGCGGCTTCGTCAACCACGCGCTCGTCACCCTGCATATCGACTGCCTGCGCGGAGTCAACGCACACCATATCGCGGAGACAATATTCAAGGCCTTTGGTCGCGCGTTGCGCGCGGCGGTGGAGCCGGATCCGCGCGGGGCGGGCATCATGCCGTCGACCAAGGGCAGCCTCTGA
- a CDS encoding BolA family transcriptional regulator — MQADEIRRMIEAGIPGCEAYVSGDGTHFEADVVSAAFGGKTLLEKHRMVYATLGDGMRGAIHALSIRPYTPEEWARRGVR, encoded by the coding sequence ATGCAGGCGGATGAAATCAGGCGCATGATCGAGGCGGGGATTCCCGGCTGCGAGGCGTACGTCAGCGGTGACGGGACCCACTTCGAGGCGGATGTGGTGTCGGCCGCCTTTGGCGGCAAGACCCTGCTGGAGAAGCATCGCATGGTGTACGCCACGCTGGGCGACGGCATGCGCGGCGCCATCCACGCCCTGTCGATCCGGCCGTACACGCCGGAGGAGTGGGCGCGGCGCGGCGTACGTTAA
- the murA gene encoding UDP-N-acetylglucosamine 1-carboxyvinyltransferase encodes MDKLIITGGVPLDGSISISGAKNAALPILAATLLTPEPVTVCNVPHLHDITTTMELLGRMGVRLMVDENMNVETDASDIQEFCAPYDLVKTMRASILVLGPLLARFGQADVSLPGGCAIGTRPVDLHISALEAMGAQIEVKGGYIRARAPRLKGVRLFLDMVTVTGTENIMMAAALAEGTTVIENAAREPEVVDLANCLNQMGAKISGAGSDTIVVEGVQELSGTTYSILPDRIETGTYLVAAAITGGRIRVKKTRPDILDAVLAKLREAGASIETGDNWIELDMRGRRPEAVDVRTAPYPAFPTDMQAQFATLNSIASGSGTITETVFENRFMHVPELQRMGADLRLEGNTIFSRGTDTLAGAPVMATDLRASASLVLAGLVAEGKTVVDRIYHIDRGYECIEEKLASLGADIRRVPKL; translated from the coding sequence ATGGATAAACTGATCATCACCGGTGGCGTGCCGCTCGACGGCTCCATCAGCATCTCCGGCGCGAAGAACGCCGCCCTGCCCATCCTGGCCGCCACGCTGCTGACCCCGGAGCCGGTGACCGTCTGCAATGTGCCGCACCTGCACGATATCACCACCACCATGGAGCTGCTCGGCCGGATGGGCGTGCGACTGATGGTGGATGAAAACATGAACGTCGAGACCGATGCCTCCGACATCCAGGAATTCTGCGCCCCCTATGATCTGGTCAAGACCATGCGCGCCTCGATCCTGGTGCTCGGTCCCTTGCTGGCGCGTTTCGGGCAGGCCGACGTCTCCCTTCCGGGTGGCTGCGCGATCGGCACCCGGCCGGTGGATCTGCACATCAGCGCCTTGGAGGCGATGGGCGCCCAGATCGAGGTGAAGGGAGGCTATATTCGCGCACGGGCGCCCCGGCTGAAGGGCGTACGCCTGTTTCTCGACATGGTGACCGTGACCGGCACGGAGAACATTATGATGGCCGCCGCGCTCGCCGAAGGCACCACCGTGATCGAGAATGCGGCGCGCGAGCCCGAAGTGGTCGACCTGGCCAACTGCCTCAACCAGATGGGCGCGAAGATCAGCGGGGCCGGCTCCGATACCATCGTCGTCGAGGGCGTCCAGGAACTCAGCGGAACCACGTATTCAATCCTGCCCGACCGTATCGAGACCGGCACCTATCTGGTCGCCGCGGCAATCACCGGCGGCCGCATCCGGGTGAAGAAGACGCGCCCGGACATCCTCGACGCGGTGCTGGCCAAGCTGCGCGAGGCCGGGGCTTCGATCGAAACAGGCGACAACTGGATCGAACTCGATATGCGCGGCCGGCGGCCCGAGGCGGTCGACGTGCGCACGGCGCCCTATCCGGCATTCCCGACCGACATGCAGGCGCAGTTCGCCACGCTGAACTCCATCGCCAGCGGTTCCGGTACCATCACCGAGACCGTGTTCGAGAATCGTTTCATGCACGTGCCCGAGCTGCAGCGCATGGGCGCCGACCTGCGCCTGGAAGGCAACACGATCTTCAGCCGCGGGACGGACACGCTTGCCGGGGCGCCGGTGATGGCGACCGACCTGCGCGCCTCGGCGAGTCTGGTGCTGGCCGGTCTGGTGGCGGAGGGGAAGACGGTGGTCGACCGCATCTATCACATCGACCGCGGCTACGAGTGCATCGAGGAAAAGCTGGCCTCGCTCGGCGCCGATATCCGCCGGGTGCCGAAGCTGTGA
- a CDS encoding STAS domain-containing protein — translation MSEIRVDPGDPAALSVNGELNFSTVPALLERGAALLAGRAGAVRLDLGGVTRADSAGLALLIEWLRVARRNRASIEIRNMPAQLRAIARVSGLDAILPAGGTDEAR, via the coding sequence ATGAGTGAGATCCGGGTCGATCCCGGCGATCCGGCGGCCTTGAGCGTTAACGGGGAGCTGAATTTTTCCACCGTGCCCGCCTTGCTCGAACGCGGCGCCGCGTTGCTCGCGGGGCGCGCGGGCGCGGTCCGGCTCGACCTCGGCGGAGTCACCCGGGCGGACAGCGCCGGGCTGGCGCTGCTGATCGAGTGGCTGCGGGTCGCGCGCCGCAACCGCGCCAGCATCGAGATCCGGAACATGCCGGCGCAGCTGCGGGCGATCGCCCGCGTGAGCGGCCTCGATGCCATCCTGCCCGCGGGCGGGACGGACGAGGCGCGGTGA
- the hisH gene encoding imidazole glycerol phosphate synthase subunit HisH, producing the protein MTTVAVIDYGMGNIRSVSKALEYVGGDAQIEVSYDPERILHADHVVFPGVGALRDCMSELQRLELDDVIRECARTRPFLGICLGMQALLDFSEENGGTSGLGIVPGRTVRFPGGDPGAEPLKIPHMGWDRVHQAHAHALWEGIAQDSYFYFVHSYYVEPRDAAVVAATTDYGVSFAAALARGNIFAVQFHPEKSQQAGLKLLANFLAWDGGI; encoded by the coding sequence ATGACGACGGTAGCGGTAATCGATTACGGCATGGGCAACATCCGTTCCGTGTCCAAGGCGCTGGAATACGTCGGCGGCGACGCCCAGATCGAGGTCAGCTACGACCCGGAGCGCATCCTGCATGCCGACCATGTGGTGTTCCCCGGTGTGGGCGCGTTGCGCGACTGCATGTCTGAATTGCAGCGGCTGGAGCTCGACGACGTGATCCGTGAATGCGCCCGCACCCGTCCGTTCCTCGGCATCTGTCTCGGCATGCAGGCCCTGCTGGATTTTAGCGAAGAGAATGGCGGTACCTCCGGCCTCGGTATCGTGCCCGGGCGTACCGTGCGGTTTCCCGGCGGCGACCCCGGCGCGGAACCGCTCAAGATCCCCCACATGGGCTGGGATCGCGTCCATCAGGCACATGCCCACGCTCTGTGGGAGGGGATCGCCCAGGACAGCTATTTCTACTTCGTGCACAGCTACTATGTGGAACCGCGCGATGCCGCGGTGGTCGCCGCGACGACCGATTACGGCGTTTCGTTTGCCGCGGCGCTGGCGCGCGGTAACATATTCGCGGTGCAATTCCATCCGGAAAAGAGTCAGCAGGCGGGACTGAAGCTGCTGGCGAATTTTCTCGCCTGGGACGGCGGGATCTAG
- the mlaD gene encoding outer membrane lipid asymmetry maintenance protein MlaD, producing MINGKMVEITVGLFVAAGIAALFMLAMKVSNLNAFSVKDGYHLKAHFDNIGGLKVQSPVSASGVRIGRVVAIEYDQESYEAEVSMVIDPKYDRLPTDTTAGIYTSGLLGEQYISLEPGGSDSYLKDGDRLTLTQSALVLERIIGQFLFSQAAEGAAKQ from the coding sequence ATGATAAACGGCAAGATGGTCGAGATTACGGTCGGGCTGTTCGTCGCGGCGGGGATCGCCGCGCTGTTCATGCTCGCGATGAAGGTCAGCAACCTGAACGCCTTCAGCGTCAAGGATGGCTACCATCTGAAGGCGCACTTCGACAACATCGGGGGACTCAAGGTGCAGTCGCCGGTGAGCGCCAGCGGCGTCAGGATCGGGCGCGTGGTGGCGATCGAATACGATCAGGAGAGCTACGAGGCCGAGGTCAGCATGGTGATCGACCCGAAATACGACCGGCTGCCGACGGACACCACCGCCGGGATCTATACCTCCGGGCTGCTCGGCGAGCAGTACATCAGCCTGGAGCCGGGCGGTTCCGACAGCTACCTCAAGGACGGTGACCGCCTGACCCTGACACAGTCGGCGCTGGTGCTGGAGCGGATCATCGGTCAGTTTCTGTTCAGCCAGGCCGCGGAAGGCGCGGCGAAGCAGTAG